In the Necator americanus strain Aroian chromosome X, whole genome shotgun sequence genome, aggtccagtcgttcatgaagacgcagacaaccgtcatAGATGTCCTTCCTGCCACAGGGACGCAGAAAACTgagcagttacaaggaaatatgtaaagaagagtggtgtgagctgtcgaaatgaccgaataagtcaaagagtaatagtgttagatagaagtacatgggatttcgtatggtgttctaataaagaaaggcagtgagtttgtctttatatcaccttcagaaagtctagaaatcttaccaaatttgaactctttttcgtcctgtaagttcccggaagtcagagatacagaaggcccctctgtccagaaataagttaggctacaaaaaagcttgggagttacaggataacgttaattctcattacttttgagagctggaatgttccgttttaacgaaaatttttatgcacgtaatttaaagctattagatacatccttaacttaaacttcacgtgaggatttctcttgcttctggtgcgactactaaattgagatcacctcacgtcaaaaaattacagtgaatctgtctgattctccagaacaatttgGTAGATAGTGAAATATATCCTAGCCGTTGATGcggcgtatgattagcggtaggtaagcagagtcagttatttaggcgccaacgaaagtgaatctctttaggacacgcaccatcgctaattgccctgacgaggcatgaccggggcatgctggaaattccgccgggaccctctttacacgcaccccccccccctcgcTGGCAAAAGCAAGCTAATAGCTGCTTAAGCGTATTTCTTGTGCAGTCTAAAGTCAAAGCTTGCAGCGTACCATCGCTACGATTCCTCTTGCGCCACCATGACGCTAGTTTTTCACAAAAAGCCTATATTGCTGAGTGCAAAAACGCTCCACTCACTGCTGGATAAATACAACACTTACTCAGAGGAGATAAAACCCTCAGGATCAGATtaggaaaaacatgaaaacttGCGTTCTGAGAGCATAGAGACAATCAAAATCAGCAAAACGCTCTTCAGGTATTGATCAATGAACTGcgaaaagaatatgaagaagCAAGATCAAAAGGGAATAAAAAGGACCTCACTAGTGAAATTGAGGAGATTGAAAACAACACGGAGTGCAAAATGCAAATGCAAAGACAGACaaaatgatatatatatatataggcgcttaatatatatatatatatatatatatatatatatatatatatatatatatatatatatatatatatatatatactaagTGCCAGAATCACAGAAGCACGGAATCACATGGGAAAAGTCGCCAGAAGGATGGGAATAAGTCATAGAGAGTCCATAAACAGACCGCAACAGTGTCAACTGCGACTGAGGAAACCGAAGAAAGCCCTATTACACAAAATGACATCGTTTGTCTCTCAGGggataattcaaaaattcggaAAGGAGTGGAGGAGATGATAAAGATTTCATATGTTGTACTCTCAAACGCAAACAACTAAGGTTGCCACAATTCTACGGGGACGAAAAAAGAGTTCCCAGAATTTTGGACAATATATGAAACGCTCGCCGACCAAAGTAATGTTTTAAGTAAGTCGAAAAAATGCTCTTACTTAGAGATGGCTTAAAAGGGAGAGCAGAAACAGCCATAAAGGCGTACAACTGATCCCACCAAATTATAAATGGATTATTAATGCTTTGGAATAGAAGACGGTAACAAACCGACCAACAGAgcaaaaatagtgcaaaaGGTGATTAATTTGCCAGCAGCGAAGAATGATACTGATAATTGCATGCATGCACATAGTCGACAAAATTTTAATGCTTATGAATAAAATGGTCTCTGCAGGCCAAAATATACCATAAATGCAAGATGCAATGTAGACAGAGAAAATTATAGAGGGATTTCCTTACacctttttttccaagcaCAATATACGAATGTAGTGTGAGAAAGGAAGCTAGTAATTCCTTCGTACCACCATAACATAACATTTagtcagctttttttttcaagcacctTTCgagtttcaaaaaacaaatgggCAAGCATTATTCTCAGCCCTACCGTTGAAGGGGTAGTAATTGGCCTAACATATGTGTTTGTTATGCGTTTGTTGCCAATATTAAcaatacaaaacaataaaaagatgAGAGGTGCTATGGAACAAGCACGCACAATCCGATAAACAGAGATAAGTCAAAAAAGACAGAGTAGGAAAGTGCCATCAATGACAGAAGAAGGGTTGCGATGGAGGAGGAAACCCTATTTACCAACTTCAATAAGAGGAAATTACAGAAACAGTTCGAGTTTGCGGAGCTTAAGCTATTTTAGAGGTATCCCTCGTTGAAAAAGTGAGATCAATGTAAAGTTATGCTCGACGTGTTCGACCACGTTGGCTACAGACCAAGCAAACCAATGAAAGCCATGTATTCGGTTAGGTTATGGTTTTGTTACTGAGCTGGACGACAACGCCccttcgcattttttttactgcaaaattTGAACACAAAGGATTTCTTTTAATAGCCGGAAATGACTACTAATAGCACTTAGACTTTTTTGCCAAgattttcttcccaaaacttttttctcggCAAAAGATTTCTGGGAACCGAGTGAGTATTCGCACTACATTCGATacttcttttctcaaattttgaagtgaatcATGTGATCAATGGCATATTTGGGgtgctttcatattttttgcaaaagcaTATCATGCGATATGTGCAGTTTACAAAGACATCAGAAGCAGATGCTTCTGACTCACACTCAACAGAAGGTTAATAGTAATCTGGTAGCACCATGGCCGCTACAACGAATCATTTGTACATCATAGGAGAATGtggtttttgcaaaaaaaaaaattactgtcaGTGACAATTCGTCATACTTTTGTTTGACATAAGGTTGTAAATTGAAAGATTTCAGCTTTCCTCTActatagaagatatagattGAAGTTAACATCGGTTTGAATTACTGGTTTCCATTCCTTGCAACTTACTACCTCATAGCCAGTCTGAGAGTTCTTCAGAACATGGGCAATTCTCAGAAATGTGCATGCTGGAAATTGAAGGGAGCAACCGTATGTTATACCACTGCATGTATTCCAACAAATTGAGTTCCCCGGGTATGGAGATGATGTTTTGAATTCAGGAACTATTTCTTCTAGCTTAACTCTACTGCAATTAGACTGTGTGCAAGATCCTATTTGCGAGCATTTTGTTGTGTGGTAGATCTTGAGTTTGTCTTCCTagtgaaaaataacgaaaCTTTGGTACACGACAGTTTGATCGGCGTCGAAGTTATCTTTATAAGTCCGATAGTTTTGTTATCATGGTTAATTTGAATACAAATATTGGTTGATTCTATTGAACAGAACTTCTTCATTGTAGCTACAAGTGCAATTTTTGCTTTCAGTTATATACTAGATCTACATTGTGTCGCATATGTCCATGCTGACAGATAATCACCTCGCCTCCTAGTGTCAAGAGTGTGacacaaatcaataaattgggCGGTGTATTGATTGGGTGCGGATTGAAAGTTCTCATTGGAattgtttcttcttccattAAGGAATTTCgagttccttttctctttgcatTTCGCGTGTACTTAATTAACCAGATGATCAGCGTGATGCTAGTGATCGAAGAGTAAACTAACATTGTTAGAGTGATTATAGCTCCATGTGGCCAACAATGAGGATTATCTATAAGATCTCTACTCATTAGAGAGGCAGATTTCTAGCAAAAGTCTGGCGGTTCGCACTGCATAGTCGAGAAAACCATTGCGCTCCCATTTTCAGATCGCAACGTAATCGTGCTATTTTCATATAACGATGATTTTTCCAGCTCAAATATATGTTTTCGGTACGTTAGACATAATTCCGCACACTGTGTTTATGCACATCTAGACAAGTATACACATATCTGTGGCTACTTTAGCGCTATCAACTGTTTGTCCTGTGACAGCACATGAGAACAACTCAATAAAGTGCAACGAAAGGGGAGTAGAAATAGTGCCTCGTACATCAAGAATTGAGCTGTGAAGGATCCATAGAGCCAGCACTTTTCTGTAGTCGAGGGCCCGCAAGACCGCGGGTGTTGATCTCCGGATTCTCTTTAACAGCGTCAAGAATGGCGGAGCCGACAGTGTGAGGGCGTCCCGACCGGGGCTTCTCTTCGAAGTCGGTGTTTTCGCTTGCGAAGCGAGCGAACCAGAGCTTGACAGTCCTGGTGGTAGTGGTGCCCTCGCCCAATCTGCTGTTGATGTTGCGGGCTGCAAGCTTTAAGAATGTTCTATAAGTACAACATGGTGCAACATGGATTCCCAAAGAGttggaaagttctggaaatttgcaaaaatgggtgacaagactttctgtccagcctaataTTTCTTAATGGCTCTAGATGGTTGGGGTATCCAAGATCGTTGTCTTGCCAGCACTGTCTGTTCCTTACCGCAGGGAGCGTTCCATGATGTAGGTCATGATTAGCCTAGCTAGTTCCGAGTCATCTTTTCAActtatatgtgcacatatgtacTGACAAACTTCTAATCCTTGTAGTGAGTTATCAGtggtgtctatattatattatgtatgtTTATCTTACTCGCAGCACTTTATATTAATAGCCATtacattactatttattatattaaattactTTGATTTATTAATTGAGcgtccaatttgtttctttaattctgtttattataaCTAATGTTTCATTGCTGTATGAGGTGATGAGGTTTACTGGTGGTTGAACAAATTGCTAACAATGTAAGAAGAAGTCATTTGAATTTAACACCGAATACGTGTAGCAAATACTCGAAACAGGCTACTCCTTATTAAATGACTTCTCCAATTAAGTTTTCTAGTCtcttttgaattgaatttttctggcTACGTGGAGTACGCAGAAGGTAAGCTGTTGGATATTGCCGTAGAGAATAGACTTTCTTGGAGGTAATGAACATTGATACCCACAATTATGGAGCTCTCCTGCTTAAAAATTTCACTCCTTTACCattaattttcaagaaattaatCTGCTTACTTGAGTTTACTTGAGTTTACTTGAGTTGCGTTCCTTGGTGCAAGAATCAATCTTCAAGCTTAGGTTTCGGAGGTAAACCAATGTTTGATCTGCAGTATTCAATATTATTACAATAGGCTTCGGACGTCGACTGTTTTCTTCGACAAAACCTCGTGGACGAAAGTATTTCCTACATACCTTACAATGTAAAACTTCGATGATAGAATAATGCCTCACGAATGAACGCTCAGGCGAATGAGAATTGTCGCACTACATTTcaggcaggaaaaaaaaacagctgtttATGATAGCTCGCTGGATCAGCGAAATTGGTTGCTTACTATAGTGGTCCTGGATACGACAGAAAGAACTATTCAGACCACAACTAGCATGAACACCATCTAGATGGGTTTGAGTTGTCAACATCAAATTTTGGTGTTgataaaatatggaaattagaagatgaaatgaaaatgagcgaataaaaagtttaaaaaatatatgaacaTATGAAGGTTGTGTGCCTAGTCTCGTcttggggccgcgtatacgagtctgattgctacctggtGGCACTGCTCTAACTAAACGCATTCAGGCGtgcgagtgtacgcattgggaacgtacgagctatataacttgcactgttatatggcgaaagattcccatacattgcgaaagtgctgtcgtccagcacatcgccaaagcccataacctcagagatcaactgcctgaagggagcatggaatctttggcaacaaccattcgtttcgtcacacTGAACTACCGGACACTATCGGGTGAACTCCAGCAAACCGCCTTGTCCAGGCCTCTGCAAGTGCCCCTATCTCTGTGTGCCCTTTGTTGCaatgcaggaaacacgcatgagagatcggcccgtcatcagcatcgaaaattacaccatatactgcggcgatgctgatgagagcaaagtaggtggctgcgcgatagctgtgagaaacgattacaagaacctggtggagtaatttggctcaacgtcgtctagttGCGCccttctacgactgcgggatcgcagaggacgtaaactctggatcgtaaatGCTCACGCatctacggaaaccgctgaggacaacagtaaggaccccttccatgatgaactcaatgcgttgatgtctaaaataccaagccagcaggtggtcattgtcggaatcgacgcaaatgcgaagatgggactccaacagcaatccgatgtgctaggaaaatagTATTATCCAGTGGAGcacacgtcggacaacggtgaccgtctagTCGACTTGtgacagacgggcctcatcatcgcttccacgtttaagaggaatcatcgacgccatcagctcacgtggcaggggtcaacccttttaaagCCTGAAGAGAGCACAAgcagaagatgaggactcttaagcttcagctcgactacgttctggcgaggaacattcctcggtcagatatccgaaaatctagaactgtttgggacgtcgcgttcgactctaaccaccgtccagttcttctcagcttcaagatacggttccacaagagaagccgaggagttcctcttcaaccgaaaatcgacatggcaggtctgaaagacgatgaaggcagaacaaaattccgccaacgtgtgtttattcatgttggagtacggaccaggaagaagcttagcgatgcggattccttcacaaagtgcatccaggacgctgcaagggaaacgctcccggttctattgccgcggaagaagtttgcctttgcatctgcggaaacaaaatccacatacaattctgtatgtgtagcgcgcagcgctggtgacttcaaccaggaaaagcatcttagaaggaagctgcgtcgtcaactgcaacaagaccgcgataacgagtagacgtcaagagcgatggagtttgagaaggcgtgggaggacaggaacccgctgaaagcctatgctctactaaaacagtatagcggcaaaatgaaaagatgttctcctgtcttcaacactgccaatggagtagccgtcggtgaagcaacccttccaatttggagggaacatttcaagaccttgctgaaccggctagcaccgtcagctcctgaactcgagcacgttcatagaccgacgtatgcggttaacgagtcggaggttctagtctgtattcaaaaaacgaggaatggaaaatctggtggagacgacgggattagcgcagaaatgctaaaatatcttcttccgtctgagattcgtgagatgacaaagatcatacGTTCAATAAtatggagacacgctatcataattcctcttcacaagaagttatccgtcacggacccaagaaattatcgaggaatctctttgctgcgtgctatgtacaaggtactggggcgcattatcctggaccgactcattaaacatcgcgaagaaacaaagcgtgtcgagcaagctggctttcgtcctagccgatctacgattgaccaggtgttcatcgtcaggagagtgatcgaaatctggcagcggtattcaaagccaatgcaactagcgtttctggactttgaagccgcgttcgactcttcTCACCGAGGCTtctcttctcaacgcgcttcgcgccgatggagtaccaagaaatttcgttcgcttgcttgatgacatgaatcaacaaaGAACTGCTGCACTTTGAACActagccggatgtacaacatgTTTgtggtggtaactggagtaagacaaggggcagtggcaggacccttcctgttcaatttcgacATCTATGACACTATACGAAGAACGGCCGAGAAAAGTCAGtttcctgccgacattgtcttagcaccatcagggtgccccttgattgatctcgagtacgccgacgatgttgttatattcgcggaaagcagtacgaaacttcagcaTGTTGTCAATTTTGTaccgaagctggctgcagcctgtggactacgtctacgcgctgataaatgcaagcagatgtagatctcttcgagacctcgaacgggaatcagggtaaacggacaaccgatagaactcgtcgatgagttctgttacctgggttgtacgctgaagaacaacggcaactacgagagagatgttcagcgaaggtgcgctaaggccacttctgcatttaactccttaacgaaatgcctgtaaTCGATCCCCATCACCAaagaagtcaagctgcgagtctatctatccgcaattcgtcccatcatgatgtgcggatcggagacttgggcagagCCATCAACGGtaatggagaggcttgattgcacggaacgaaagctgcttagacagctacttggctacttttgacCTAGGGTAAGCCATAATGAttatctttacgcagaaactaatgtggtataccggcggatgacacgtggaagatagcAACATCTTGCatcgccatcgaaagtggctaaagtaaatcgtcttcgcttctttggtcatatattaaggagaccggcagatcgccttgttcaacgagttttgaggagtttgtcgggtttgagctggaagaagctacctggccgaaaacggaagttcggGACTGAAGTGGTGAaggaggacctgaggacactcggcgtggataggcagtaaAGGGGAGACGTAAGTTTTCGCAGAATATAGAATAACGACGAATGGatagattctgtgcaagctctcgcagaataTCGAGATGGTTGGGCAGAgttgtgttcaaggacggaacacatcggcgaagatgcgggtaatcgcgtcacgcgatgacatcagcccgccgattaagtcaagtaagtcagtgCCTAGTCTCATGAAAGAATTTCTTAAACTCTACATGAATAAACAAGTGGGAAGTTATGCAAATTTGCCTTTATTCTACTTTAAATTGCTATTCTTAGGTGATTGCTGCTGAAGGTGAACAAAAAGCTTCAAGATCTCTTCGCGAAGCTGCGTCTGTGATTGCATCTACACCAGCTGCCCTACAACTACGATATCTTCAAACGTTGAACAGTGTAGCGTGAGTGACTATTGTTTAAATAGTTCTCTCTTCTATATTACAGAAATAATCCCACTTTTATCAGCAATCGCCTTGATGATGCGTTTATcattataaaaataaggattttATATCACAATTCTGGTCATATACGAACATCAC is a window encoding:
- a CDS encoding hypothetical protein (NECATOR_CHRX.G23898.T2), with the protein product MTTCWLGILDINALSSSWKGSLLLSSAVSVDAYRAATYFALISIAAVYGVIFDADDGPISHACFLHCNKGHTEIGALAEAWTRRQLISEVMGFGDVLDDSTFAMYGNLSPYNSASYIAPRNINSRLGEGTTTTRTVKLWFARFASENTDFEEKPRSGRPHTVGSAILDAVKENPEINTRGLAGPRLQKSAGSMDPSQLNS
- a CDS encoding hypothetical protein (NECATOR_CHRX.G23898.T1); its protein translation is MGFGDVLDDSTFAMYGNLSPYNSASYIAPRNINSRLGEGTTTTRTVKLWFARFASENTDFEEKPRSGRPHTVGSAILDAVKENPEINTRGLAGPRLQKSAGSMDPSQLNS
- a CDS encoding hypothetical protein (NECATOR_CHRX.G23899.T1) — encoded protein: MRTLKLQLDYVLARNIPRSDIRKSRTVWDVAFDSNHRPVLLSFKIRFHKRSRGVPLQPKIDMAGLKDDEGRTKFRQRVFIHVGVRTRKKLSDADSFTKCIQDAARETLPVLLPRKKFAFASAETKSTYNSVCVARSAGDFNQEKHLRRKLRRQLQQDRDNE
- a CDS encoding hypothetical protein (NECATOR_CHRX.G23900.T2) translates to MEFEKAWEDRNPLKAYALLKQYSGKMKRCSPVFNTANGVAVGEATLPIWREHFKTLLNRLAPSAPELEHVHRPTYAVNESEVLVCIQKTRNGKSGGDDGISAEMLKYLLPSEIREMTKIIRSIIWRHAIIIPLHKKLSVTDPRNYRGISLLRAMYKVLGRIILDRLIKHREETKRVEQAGFRPSRSTIDQVFIVRRVIEIWQRYSKPMQLAFLDFEAAFDSSHRGFSSQRASRRWSTKKFRSLA
- a CDS encoding hypothetical protein (NECATOR_CHRX.G23900.T1) gives rise to the protein MKRCSPVFNTANGVAVGEATLPIWREHFKTLLNRLAPSAPELEHVHRPTYAVNESEVLVCIQKTRNGKSGGDDGISAEMLKYLLPSEIREMTKIIRSIIWRHAIIIPLHKKLSVTDPRNYRGISLLRAMYKVLGRIILDRLIKHREETKRVEQAGFRPSRSTIDQVFIVRRVIEIWQRYSKPMQLAFLDFEAAFDSSHRGFSSQRASRRWSTKKFRSLA
- a CDS encoding hypothetical protein (NECATOR_CHRX.G23901.T1), whose amino-acid sequence is MYNMFVVVTGVRQGAVAGPFLFNFDIYDTIRRTAEKSQFPADIVLAPSGCPLIDLEYADDVVIFAESSTKLQHVVNFVPKLAAACGLRLRADKCKQM
- a CDS encoding hypothetical protein (NECATOR_CHRX.G23902.T2) → MVGQSCVQGRNTSAKMRVIASRDDISPPIKSSKSVPSLMKEFLKLYMNKQVIAAEGEQKASRSLREAASVIASTPAALQLRYLQTLNSVAAEKNSTIIFPLPMELVRHLING
- a CDS encoding hypothetical protein (NECATOR_CHRX.G23902.T1) codes for the protein MTSARRLSQVIAAEGEQKASRSLREAASVIASTPAALQLRYLQTLNSVAAEKNSTIIFPLPMELVRHLING